A single window of Candidatus Rhabdochlamydia oedothoracis DNA harbors:
- a CDS encoding GreA/GreB family elongation factor, translating to MSYLKDFQTHIAKHNYSGVLKLWEEYCAGDELDIEELKAILQSIKYSEMADSFGLHVQEILPLWRVTPQSPGSEEIFKLIIDLQTMNDDALAQMTLDFLKAKYPNDPLFNEKIRLIGLRNREKFQGAVSNFELLSHMKIGNYVFHTGGWGVGEIVDFSFVLEQVSIEFDYVPGRKDLSFVTAFKVLIPIPPDHFLALRFGNPDLLEKKARKDPVGVIHMLLKDLGPKTTAEIKDELCDLIIPAKEWTRWWQATRSKLKKDTFIEIPEDIKNSFKLRQTEISHEQKLSDVLQSKPNADTLIEMVYGFLKDFPETLKNEEFKTTLKTKLSEALLLTDITPAQSLQIHFFLQDLKEEKESENIKEIFKNCSSIFKLIDEIKIISFKKRCLNHLQQNSEEWPQIFLDLLFYIDISPLRDYILSALLVAKASDGLIKKLEQLYIHPAKYPSAFIWYFQKVISQKTLPLCDKQGRTRFFEGLLVLLSRIEHQPLQRDLVKKIHNLLSAGRFAIVRQIMQESSIEDVKEFLLLVTKCHSLSDHDQKIFVSLAEVAYPQLAKLHKKEVQEDLTIWTTQEGYQKLQQRIQQIATVETVENAKEIEIARAHGDLRENAEFKAALERRDRLQSELKTLSDQMHRARVLSKEDISTQEVGVGSIIDCKNTHGETINYTILGPWDADPEKNILSFQSKLASTINGLSVGESFRFQEETFTIEAIHSYL from the coding sequence ATGAGCTATCTTAAAGATTTCCAAACTCATATCGCTAAACACAACTATTCTGGAGTACTCAAGTTGTGGGAGGAGTATTGCGCCGGGGATGAGTTGGATATAGAAGAACTCAAAGCAATTTTACAAAGTATCAAATACTCTGAAATGGCCGATTCTTTTGGTCTACATGTACAAGAAATTCTGCCCTTGTGGCGAGTTACCCCACAGAGTCCTGGTTCTGAAGAAATATTCAAGCTTATCATTGATTTACAGACAATGAATGATGATGCCTTGGCTCAGATGACCTTAGATTTCTTGAAAGCTAAATACCCAAATGATCCTCTTTTTAACGAAAAAATTCGTTTAATAGGGCTACGCAATCGAGAAAAGTTCCAAGGCGCAGTTAGCAACTTTGAGCTGCTCTCTCATATGAAAATTGGAAATTATGTCTTTCATACAGGAGGATGGGGTGTTGGAGAAATTGTAGATTTTTCTTTTGTTCTCGAACAAGTGAGCATCGAGTTTGATTATGTTCCCGGAAGGAAAGATCTTTCCTTTGTAACAGCCTTCAAAGTTTTAATACCTATTCCTCCTGATCATTTTTTAGCTTTGCGGTTCGGAAACCCTGATTTGCTCGAAAAAAAAGCCAGAAAAGATCCAGTTGGTGTAATTCATATGTTATTAAAGGATTTAGGCCCTAAAACAACCGCAGAAATTAAAGATGAACTATGTGATCTCATCATTCCTGCTAAAGAATGGACAAGATGGTGGCAAGCAACTAGATCCAAGCTAAAAAAAGATACCTTTATTGAAATCCCTGAAGATATTAAAAATAGTTTTAAATTGAGACAAACGGAAATAAGTCATGAGCAAAAGCTCAGTGACGTATTACAAAGTAAGCCTAATGCAGACACTCTTATTGAAATGGTCTATGGATTTTTAAAAGATTTTCCAGAAACACTGAAGAATGAAGAGTTCAAAACAACCCTGAAGACCAAGCTCTCTGAAGCTCTTTTGCTTACTGACATCACTCCTGCTCAAAGCCTACAAATTCATTTCTTTTTGCAGGATTTAAAAGAAGAAAAAGAATCTGAAAATATAAAAGAAATTTTTAAAAACTGTTCCTCTATTTTTAAACTAATCGATGAGATCAAAATCATTAGTTTTAAAAAACGTTGCTTAAACCATCTACAACAAAACTCTGAAGAATGGCCACAGATTTTTTTAGATTTGCTTTTTTATATCGACATTTCTCCATTAAGAGATTATATCCTTTCTGCTTTACTCGTAGCTAAAGCCTCAGATGGCCTCATTAAGAAATTAGAACAACTATACATACATCCAGCTAAATACCCATCTGCTTTTATTTGGTACTTTCAAAAAGTCATTAGCCAAAAAACACTTCCCCTTTGTGATAAACAGGGCCGAACAAGATTTTTTGAAGGGCTTTTAGTTTTACTTAGCAGGATTGAACATCAACCTCTACAAAGAGACCTTGTTAAAAAGATTCATAATCTCCTATCAGCTGGTCGTTTTGCTATAGTGAGACAGATCATGCAAGAATCCAGCATTGAAGATGTAAAAGAATTTCTTCTTCTTGTTACAAAATGTCACTCTTTGAGCGATCACGATCAAAAAATCTTTGTCTCGCTTGCAGAAGTGGCATACCCTCAATTGGCTAAACTTCATAAAAAAGAGGTTCAAGAAGACCTTACTATTTGGACAACCCAAGAAGGATACCAAAAATTGCAGCAAAGAATTCAACAAATAGCCACAGTAGAAACCGTAGAAAATGCTAAAGAAATTGAAATTGCAAGAGCTCATGGAGACCTAAGAGAAAATGCAGAATTCAAAGCTGCCTTAGAGCGTAGAGACAGACTACAATCAGAACTAAAAACCCTATCTGATCAAATGCATCGCGCGCGTGTTTTGTCAAAAGAGGATATCTCTACTCAAGAAGTAGGAGTAGGATCTATTATTGATTGCAAAAATACTCACGGAGAAACAATAAACTACACAATTCTAGGACCTTGGGATGCTGATCCAGAAAAAAATATTCTTTCCTTTCAATCAAAGTTGGCTTCAACGATTAATGGTTTATCAGTAGGAGAGTCCTTTCGGTTTCAAGAAGAAACTTTTACCATAGAAGCAATCCACAGCTATCTTTAA
- a CDS encoding DUF2227 family putative metal-binding protein, with protein MANYKTHTGFNLFFMLPALVGFGYYFFQPSEKALIIFTATFTYATLFMNPDLDLVHKIKLFSLRGFITLPFRGYSKIFKHRGISHSFLLGSFTRIIWLSSILFLLSFIFSFSENIFSFYKHFKTYFIYALIGICLADWSHLLLDVRKTK; from the coding sequence ATGGCAAACTATAAAACTCATACTGGATTCAATCTTTTCTTCATGCTACCTGCTTTAGTGGGTTTTGGTTATTATTTCTTTCAGCCCTCAGAGAAAGCTTTGATTATTTTTACGGCAACCTTTACCTATGCCACTTTGTTCATGAATCCAGATTTAGACCTTGTTCACAAAATAAAACTATTTTCCCTGCGTGGATTTATCACATTGCCTTTTCGTGGTTACTCCAAAATATTTAAACATAGAGGCATTTCCCATTCCTTTTTATTAGGTTCTTTTACGCGTATTATTTGGCTTAGCTCCATTCTATTTCTACTTAGTTTTATCTTTTCTTTTTCAGAGAATATCTTTTCTTTTTACAAACATTTTAAAACATACTTTATCTACGCCTTAATAGGAATTTGCTTAGCCGATTGGAGTCACCTACTTTTAGATGTAAGAAAAACAAAATAA
- the rdgB gene encoding RdgB/HAM1 family non-canonical purine NTP pyrophosphatase has translation MRLIIASKNVHKIREFRAILKLFPKLDLLSLIDFPSYTPQEEIGISFIENSTAKAIHAAIQLDAWVIADDSGLVVPALNGEPGIFSHRYAGDNATDRQNRQKLLKSMQHLQDPLRHAYFECVISLASPEGLKKAATGKVEGVILEKEKGSLGFGYDSIFLKHEYRKTFAQLEEATKNKISHRRKALDKLFPLLASLI, from the coding sequence ATGCGTTTGATTATTGCCAGTAAGAATGTACATAAAATCAGAGAGTTTCGTGCTATACTTAAATTATTTCCTAAATTGGATCTATTAAGCTTAATCGATTTTCCCTCTTATACCCCTCAAGAAGAAATAGGAATAAGTTTTATAGAAAACTCCACTGCTAAAGCTATACATGCGGCTATTCAATTGGATGCGTGGGTAATTGCTGATGATTCAGGACTTGTTGTACCCGCTTTAAATGGAGAGCCCGGTATTTTTTCCCATCGTTACGCAGGGGATAATGCAACCGATAGACAAAATAGGCAAAAGCTGCTTAAATCTATGCAGCATTTGCAAGATCCCTTGCGCCATGCCTATTTTGAATGTGTAATCTCTCTAGCTTCTCCTGAGGGTTTAAAAAAGGCCGCTACAGGAAAAGTAGAGGGGGTTATTTTAGAAAAAGAAAAAGGCAGTTTAGGTTTTGGTTATGATTCTATTTTCCTAAAACACGAATATAGAAAAACCTTTGCTCAACTAGAAGAAGCTACTAAAAATAAAATCTCCCATCGCAGAAAAGCATTAGATAAACTTTTTCCTCTATTAGCATCTCTTATTTAA
- a CDS encoding YjbH domain-containing protein has product MNSSLKMCCAIFLISTSWIFAEQNSFCLEKFEENSLFHDLELVGKIYEEMPDKLPFIYNYSALGGYFHIPSARMDAIGTLAANITSSSSFQIYSVGFQFFDRIQVSANYHIYKGMKKQNTARIANIKLGLIQDDFTYVPSLAIGIDDFIGVGSVDSSYIVMSKQLLSLNLECSLGWGRKRLQGIFAGISWSPFRKSKKAFLKNLSLIAEYDSGSNKSHSLKRKINTGLVFSAGDYFQFSIASLRGKEVAVSGCLQFPLGLNQKTKPQDPCLYVSPVNTEPLGCIRNEQDFSQEIAYALKQQGLDLYRATLQYNAFGEKQLCLKIINTRYREECEVRERIQCVLAALIPSDITSILLVIEEGGVNCQAYCFDRKLLGFWYHNQISDFAYNALSPLQEVPECKNCYEEAIIFQRHKPIGTLVIRPRMLTFFGTNNGKFKYNIGAILSPEGYIKDQLYYKIQLGYSVASSMQKITQHQKNPSYLPIVRSDTLSYLRPNRLSLEEAYLQKTWNLGYGWFFRTATGYFEIAYAGIVAEYLFYPVNSNWAIGLECAATYKRRYQGIAFTNHIKQLKKTGYVEIPFIGMQYFLDVYYDCKPLHVDLQMSVGRFLAKERGIRIELGRYFPIGLRFSLWMTITNGHDRVNGRVYYDKGFCCVLPLDLFFPRSSRNYLGFSMSAYLRDVGARAKTGTPLYDILYRARYNY; this is encoded by the coding sequence GTGAATTCTTCACTTAAGATGTGTTGTGCTATTTTTCTTATTAGCACTTCTTGGATTTTTGCAGAACAAAATTCTTTTTGCCTAGAAAAATTTGAAGAAAACTCTCTTTTTCATGATCTAGAATTAGTAGGAAAAATTTATGAAGAGATGCCTGATAAGCTCCCTTTTATCTATAACTATTCAGCATTAGGAGGTTATTTTCATATACCTTCTGCACGTATGGATGCAATAGGCACTTTAGCAGCAAATATAACCTCCTCCTCCTCTTTTCAAATTTACAGTGTTGGGTTTCAATTTTTTGATCGGATTCAAGTATCAGCTAATTACCATATTTACAAAGGCATGAAAAAACAAAACACAGCTAGAATAGCAAATATTAAGTTGGGATTGATTCAAGATGATTTTACGTATGTTCCATCTCTTGCTATAGGCATAGATGATTTTATCGGGGTAGGGAGTGTTGATTCCTCTTATATTGTGATGAGCAAGCAGCTTCTTTCTCTCAATTTAGAATGTTCTTTGGGATGGGGCAGAAAAAGATTACAAGGGATATTTGCAGGAATATCTTGGAGCCCATTTAGAAAAAGCAAAAAGGCATTTCTGAAAAATCTCTCACTTATCGCTGAATATGACTCTGGTAGTAATAAGTCACACTCTTTAAAGAGAAAAATAAATACAGGTCTTGTATTTTCAGCAGGTGATTATTTTCAATTTTCCATTGCAAGTCTAAGAGGAAAAGAAGTAGCTGTATCTGGTTGTTTGCAATTTCCTCTAGGGTTGAACCAAAAAACAAAACCGCAAGATCCTTGTTTATATGTATCGCCCGTCAATACAGAGCCTTTAGGATGTATTCGTAATGAGCAAGACTTTTCTCAAGAAATTGCTTATGCATTAAAGCAGCAAGGTCTTGATTTATATAGAGCAACTCTTCAATACAATGCTTTTGGGGAAAAGCAGCTGTGTTTAAAGATTATCAATACACGTTATCGCGAAGAGTGTGAAGTTAGAGAGAGAATTCAATGTGTTTTAGCAGCTTTGATCCCTTCTGATATTACAAGTATTTTACTGGTTATAGAAGAAGGCGGAGTGAACTGTCAAGCCTATTGTTTTGATAGAAAACTTCTGGGGTTTTGGTATCACAATCAAATAAGCGATTTTGCATATAATGCACTCTCTCCTCTACAAGAAGTTCCAGAGTGTAAGAATTGTTATGAAGAAGCGATTATTTTTCAAAGGCATAAGCCGATTGGAACATTGGTAATACGTCCTCGGATGCTTACCTTTTTTGGTACCAACAATGGCAAATTTAAGTACAACATTGGCGCTATCCTTTCTCCTGAGGGCTATATTAAAGATCAGCTCTACTATAAAATTCAACTGGGTTATTCGGTTGCATCTAGTATGCAAAAAATCACGCAACATCAGAAAAATCCTTCGTATCTACCTATTGTGCGTTCAGATACATTATCCTATTTGCGTCCTAATCGACTTTCTTTAGAAGAGGCTTATTTACAGAAAACCTGGAATTTGGGATATGGATGGTTTTTTCGCACAGCAACCGGTTATTTTGAAATCGCTTATGCAGGAATTGTAGCAGAGTATTTATTTTATCCGGTTAATAGTAACTGGGCAATTGGTTTAGAATGCGCTGCAACTTATAAACGTAGATACCAGGGTATTGCCTTTACCAACCATATAAAACAACTAAAAAAAACAGGATATGTCGAGATTCCTTTTATAGGGATGCAATATTTCCTAGATGTTTATTATGACTGCAAACCCTTACATGTAGATCTGCAAATGAGTGTAGGGCGATTTTTAGCCAAAGAAAGAGGAATTCGCATAGAGTTAGGTCGGTATTTTCCTATTGGATTGCGTTTTTCTCTTTGGATGACTATCACAAATGGTCATGATCGAGTAAATGGAAGAGTCTATTACGATAAAGGCTTTTGTTGTGTCTTACCGCTCGATCTTTTTTTTCCCCGTAGTTCTCGTAACTATCTGGGATTTTCTATGTCGGCCTATCTTCGAGATGTAGGAGCTAGAGCAAAAACAGGGACGCCTCTTTATGATATTTTATATCGCGCCCGTTATAATTACTAG
- a CDS encoding NYN domain-containing protein codes for MRYFVDGYNLLFYLTKKRTPLRQYRHELISYFANSISSFLDIVLVFDGSDPHEKHSTKHHISQLEIIYTPLSITADFYIFEEIQLHKKPAHTTVVSNDQELIKRCRALRAKTLSLTDFLSYVAKKNEKQKRSIETSVQETPQEISRLLKIFEKKLKEP; via the coding sequence ATGCGCTACTTTGTAGATGGTTACAATCTGCTTTTTTATTTAACAAAAAAACGTACTCCCCTGCGCCAATACCGTCATGAACTCATCTCCTATTTCGCAAACTCTATCTCTTCTTTTTTAGATATTGTCTTAGTCTTTGATGGCAGTGATCCTCATGAAAAACACTCTACAAAACATCATATAAGCCAATTAGAGATCATCTATACCCCTTTAAGCATAACAGCTGACTTCTATATCTTCGAAGAGATTCAATTACACAAAAAACCAGCACACACAACAGTTGTATCCAATGATCAAGAGTTGATTAAACGCTGCAGAGCATTAAGAGCAAAAACCCTTTCTTTAACAGATTTTCTCTCTTATGTTGCTAAAAAAAACGAAAAGCAAAAAAGATCCATAGAAACTTCTGTCCAAGAAACTCCACAGGAAATTTCCCGTCTGTTAAAAATCTTTGAAAAGAAATTA
- a CDS encoding IS30 family transposase encodes MIFNNQTQGETLPKGYHHLTYDQRCQIYILKARGDTSSSIANILKVHHSTISRELKRNKGQRGYRHQQAQEKAFLRKNSQPNKKMTPQIVTRIEEKIKLQWSPIQISGWLKRHGKEHVSHETIYNHIWKDKRQGGQLYRELRHRGKKYNKQRKGASGRGNMPGRIDIKQRPCIVEKKTRLGDWELDTVIGAGHKGVIVSMVERTSKLTKLAKVSHKTAEEVSQALIEQLKPIKDFVHTLTADNGKEFAYHQMVSFELETDFYFATPYHSWERGLNEHTNGLVRQYFPKTQSFLDTTSKDIERVETLLNNRPRKALNFETPLEVFTRLSTNMLCSGAQ; translated from the coding sequence GTGATTTTTAACAATCAAACACAAGGAGAGACCTTGCCTAAAGGCTACCATCACCTAACCTATGACCAAAGATGTCAGATTTATATTTTAAAAGCTAGAGGAGATACATCTAGCTCAATAGCAAACATTCTAAAAGTTCATCATAGCACTATTAGTAGGGAACTTAAGAGAAATAAAGGGCAACGAGGATACCGTCATCAGCAAGCTCAAGAAAAAGCATTTCTTAGAAAAAATTCTCAGCCCAATAAAAAAATGACTCCTCAAATAGTTACCCGTATTGAAGAAAAAATCAAGTTGCAATGGAGCCCTATACAAATATCCGGATGGCTTAAAAGACATGGTAAAGAACATGTTAGTCATGAGACCATCTATAATCATATCTGGAAAGATAAACGACAGGGAGGACAGCTTTATAGAGAGCTCCGTCATCGAGGGAAAAAATATAACAAGCAGAGAAAGGGAGCTTCTGGAAGAGGGAACATGCCTGGTCGTATAGATATTAAGCAACGGCCTTGTATTGTAGAAAAAAAGACTCGTTTAGGAGACTGGGAACTAGATACAGTCATAGGGGCAGGACATAAAGGCGTAATTGTATCAATGGTAGAAAGAACTTCCAAGCTAACTAAGCTCGCCAAAGTTTCTCATAAAACTGCAGAGGAAGTAAGTCAAGCGTTAATTGAACAACTTAAACCTATCAAAGATTTTGTACACACATTAACAGCAGACAACGGAAAAGAATTTGCCTATCACCAAATGGTTAGTTTCGAGCTAGAGACAGACTTCTACTTTGCAACGCCCTACCATTCTTGGGAAAGAGGCTTAAATGAGCATACAAACGGACTAGTTAGGCAATATTTTCCTAAAACACAAAGCTTTTTAGATACGACTTCCAAGGATATAGAAAGGGTGGAAACTTTACTAAATAACAGACCTAGAAAGGCTCTCAACTTCGAAACTCCACTAGAAGTGTTTACGAGATTATCTACAAACATGCTATGCTCGGGTGCACAATAG